From a region of the Cololabis saira isolate AMF1-May2022 chromosome 8, fColSai1.1, whole genome shotgun sequence genome:
- the LOC133449132 gene encoding odorant receptor 131-2-like: MNSSSYNFNVSSSLSIRDSPSTAVAKNVIVLALGLVINYINGTLVHTFRKHQIFYVNPRYILYIHLVLNMIQLNIAISLFVFSYVFYKINASLCCLMVTFATVTTINTPLNLAVMAVECYIAICFPLRHSKLCTIKRTYVLIGCIWTLSLGTIVPDIFITLATEPVGLFSSTIFCDIDKLFRHPVISEKRDVSYLIYLTSVWLTLLYTYFKIFFAAKAANSVDGNFKKARNTILLHGFQLLLSMVIYVFHILQTALIQWFPEHFLQIFFVCYVIIQILPRFISPIVYGLRDSTFKRYLRKYLLCTMRALFFSYFSSQLIPSLLFQVCFQTIRVLVLFTGTVFDVKGVGGQYPDFKSITENHCDPLSAENDSSSIQKSLKVTSYCIVVLRVYRTWSLFERCLIFELDSVFDFCCMTEVKIMMGKYIGEQERDRAAARYRRIPTRSGQLRDHRMVEPNRAEGSPNTWNRLQTRNQRDA, encoded by the exons ATGAATTCATCATCTTACAACTTCAACGTGTCAAGCAGTCTGAGTATTCGAGACTCCCCGAGCACAGCTGTGGCTAAAAATGTGATTGTTCTCGCTCTTGGCCTCGTCATCAATTATATCAATGGCACACTGGTTCACACCTTCAGAAAACACCAG ATATTTTACGTGAATCCTCGTTACATTTTGTACATCCACCTGGTACTGAATATGATCCAGCTCAATATAGCAATCAGCCTGTTTGTCTTTAGTTatgtcttttacaaaattaatgCTTCTCTCTGTTGCCTCATGGTTACTTTTGCCACAGTCACCACCATCAACACGCCATTAAATTTGGCTGTAATGGCAGTTGAATGCTACATCGCTATTTGTTTTCCACTGCGACACTCGAAACTCTGTACTATCAAAAGAACTTACGTTCTGATCGGCTGTATTTGGACTTTGAGCCTCGGGACAATTGTGCCAGACATCTTTATTACTTTGGCAACAGAACCTGTGGGGCTATTTTCTTCAACAATATTTTGTGACATCGATAAACTCTTCCGACATCCAGTAATTTCAGAAAAGAGGGATGTTTCTTATCTAATTTATCTCACTTCAGTTTGGCTAACCCTGCTCTACACCTACTTCAAGATCTTTTTTGCAGCTAAAGCAGCTAATTCAGTAGATGGAAATTTCAAGAAAGCCAGGAACACAATCCTGCTTCATGGTTTTCAGCTACTGTTGAGCATGGTAATATATGTATTTCACATCTTACAGACGGCATTGATACAATGGTTCCCTGAACATTTTTTACAAATTTTCTTTGTTTGCTACGTCATTATTCAGATTCTCCCCAGGTTTATCAGCCCCATTGTGTACGGGCTACGAGATAGTACATTTAAAAGATATTTGAGAAAGTATCTGCTCTGTACAATGAGAGCGTT GTTCTTCAGTTACTTCAGTTCTCAG CTAATTCCTTCTCTTCTGTTTCAG GTATGTTTCCAG ACCATCCGCGTCCTGGTTCTGTTTACCGGCACGGTATTTGATGTCAAAGGAGTAGGTGGACAG TATCCCGACTTTAAATCCATCACCGAGAACCACTGCGATCCACTGAGTGCAGAGAACGATTCTTCAAG CATCCAGAAGAGTTTGAAGGTGACGTCTTACTGCATCGTAGTCTTGAGGGTGTATAGGACGTGGTCTCTGTTTGAAAGGTGTCTCATCTTTGAGTTGGATTCTGTGTTTGACTTTTGTTGCATGACCGAAGTCAAGATCATGATGGGAAAATACATCGGA GAACAGGAGAGGGACCGAGCTGCCGCTCGCTACCGGAGGATCCCCACCAGGAGCGGTCAGCTGCGGGATCACCGCATGGTGGAGCCGAACCGAGCCGAGGGCTCTCCCAACACCTGGAACAGATTGCAGACCCGAAACCAAAGGGATGCGTGA
- the LOC133449133 gene encoding odorant receptor 131-2-like, which yields MNSSSYNLSSSLSFRDSPSTAVAKNVIVLALGLIINYINGTLVHTFRKHQIFYTNPRYILYIHLVLNDMIQLTVSISLFVFSYVFYKINASFCCLMVIFGAITTINTPLNLAVMAVECYIAICFPLQHSKLCTIKRTYILIGCIWALNAGSVMPDVFITLATEPVGLFYSDIFCQMENLFRHPVISEKRDVSYLIYLTSVWLTLLFTYFKIFFAAKVANSVDGNFKKARNTILLHGFQLLLSMVTYLFHILQKALIQWFPKHFLEILFVCYIIIQVLPRFISPIVYGLRDSTFKTHLRKYLLCTMRASNSP from the exons ATGAATTCATCATCTTACAACTTGTCAAGCAGTCTGAGTTTTCGAGACTCCCCAAGCACAGCTGTGGCTAAAAATGTGATTGTTCTCGCTCTTGGCCTCATCATCAATTATATCAATGGCACACTGGTTCATACCTTCAGAAAACACCAG ATATTTTACACAAATCCTCGTTACATCTTGTACATCCATCTGGTACTGAATGATATGATCCAGCTCACTGTATCAATCAGCCTGTTTGTCTTTAGTTAtgtattttacaaaattaatgCTTCTTTCTGTTGCCTCATGGTTATCTTTGGTGCAATCACCACCATCAACACACCATTAAATTTGGCTGTAATGGCAGTTGAATGCTACATCGCTATTTGTTTTCCACTGCAACACTCAAAACTCTGTACTATCAAAAGAACCTACATTCTTATTGGCTGTATTTGGGCTTTGAATGCAGGGTCAGTTATGCCAGATGTCTTTATTACTTTAGCAACCGAACCTGTGGGGCTATTTTATTCAGACATATTTTGTCAGATGGAAAACCTCTTCCGACATCCAGTAATTTCAGAAAAGAGGGATGTTTCATATCTAATTTATCTCACTTCAGTTTGGCTAACCCTGCTCTTCACCTACTTCAAGATCTTTTTTGCCGCTAAAGTAGCTAATTCAGTAGATGGAAATTTCAAGAAAGCCAGGAACACAATCCTGCTTCATGGTTTTCAGCTATTGTTGAGTATGGTAACATATTTATTTCACATCTTACAGAAAGCTTTGATACAATGGTTCCCTAAACATTTTTTAGAAATACTCTTTGTTTGCTACATCATTATTCAGGTTCTCCCCAGGTTTATCAGCCCCATTGTGTATGGGCTACGAGATAGTacatttaaaacacatttgAGAAAGTATCTGCTCTGTACAATGAGAGCAAGTAACAGTCCGTAG